The genomic interval TGGACTGAGggtattttttcctctttgtggaAAAGCAGTTGAGATGAAATGGTATGAGCAGATAAGCATTAACACACTTGCCTTTGATGATCAATTCTTGGAGAGATTTAATGAAATATAGGGGAAAATTCTATTCTCAGAAAAATGCACAGAGATACTTTAATTTTTGGTAGCCTCTTAGTGATAGTTATATAACTATAGATAATATTTTCAGACAGTGAGAAAGGGAGCTGAAGTAGGTATGACCTTGTCTCTCTATGTTGctttttggaggaaaagaacCAGTTTGGAATTCATGGGGAAGAAAAACCAGACTTCCTGCTTGCATCTTCCCTTTGAAGGTAGTTTAGAAATTTAGCTAAGTTAACTTTGGATATTTGAAATGGAGGTAGACAGAAAAATACCAAATGTATTACAACTTTTTTGGCAGGAGTGTAATCCACATTTCAGCTGAATTCTCCCTTTCCCCTAAGAGCAAACAGGAGTTTTTGTTATAATGAATCAGTGTTGTAAAACTATTGGTGAAGAAATCATCCTTTGTGAGTAATTCTGTACAAAGAGAAGTCATGTTAATTAATTAACAAACTACTATTAGTATGGGTTGCCCTAAAGTcacaaacctgaaaatcattttCCATACAGAACTGTTGTAATGATAATACACAGTCACAAAATACCTGCCAAGGCAAACATTCATTTATAAGCTTAAATGTTGAAAACTTTGATTGTTCAACAGGAAGGAACAACAATTATatggaaaacacaaaatatactaGCTTTAAAATACTGTGTTCCCTTTCTATCAGTGGAGCTGGTGTACAGGCCACACTCTTAAACTTGTAGCTGAGAGCATATATGAGATGACTGCTGTGACTTAAGATTCAAGAGTGGCCATGAAATTGCTGAACTCACTGAACCAGAGAGTTACTTTAGAAGCAacctatagaaaaaaatattgtctGTGTAAATAGATTGTAGTAGTGATCCTATCATAAGTGGTAATAATGTTTTATGTAGCTAAACTATgtatgagtgcctgcctagcaaatgcaaagccctcagttcaaactatagcactacaaaaaaaaaaggtgtgaataataaaaaacatattcTTTGTATGCTAGTGAAATATGAAAGACAAGTTATTAGTGTGTTTCATTTTAGGACTACAAAAGTTCGTGCTCTGTCCATTGAAAGTGTGTCTGCTGTGTAGATAATAGGGACAGTCAGTCTTACTCTTTTCAGAATGTGGATTTTGTTCTAACTCAGTTGATCGGAACAATTTGAGTAGCATGTGAACATCACATTTGCTCATATGTGATTTCATCTGTAAGAAACATTAAGTAAAAGTGGAAAGACATAGTAAGATGACTTAAGCCATGTATGGATAGACAAAATCCATGTACACACTTGAAACATCACCCTGCTACCTCAGTTTACCCCAGGCACCATGAGCCTCTCCCAGCCACACCTACTGCTAGAAACTTTCCATTCAATTTTCCTTCTATCACCTCACAGTAATTCACAACCTGCAGCCTCCCAATGCCCACTTCTACAAGTAAACTTTAGGGTTTTTCAAGGTAAGGTACCACGTTTTAGTATTTGTTTCGTAACCATTTAAGATATGTACCATTATTATtagatttgtgtcttttttcttttttatgcaccACTGACAAAGATTTTTAATGTAATGTTGGTCCCAAACTCCATTCTCTATTAGTCTGTGGCTTCTTTGCATGATCTTGAGTAGTGGagtaatggtattttttttttccctctgtactggggcttgaactcagggcctataccctgacccacaccaccagccctttttgtgtgtgtgtgtgtaatgggtttttttgagaaagggtctcacagactatttgcccaggctggcctcaaaccatgatcctcctgatctttgccttctgagtagctaggattacaggcatgagccaccagcacctggcaagtaATGGTGAATTTTAGGAAGGCATACATTGCATTATAGCAGAACTATGTTTTTATGTAATTTGACATAAACTCATTTCTTTGTCTAGGTATTGGTATTGTTTTCTCTTGAATCTAAGACCCCAAAGATGTGAAATCTATAATTTTAAAGCTtaccagaaaaaaatgttagttATTTACATGTGGTAGTAAAATACATTTTGGATAGTGTTTATTATAAATAAGAAGTTATGAGATTGTTGTAGAAATGGATGGTAGTGTTCTAGAGCTGTACACTCTGATATGGTAACTACTAGCCGCATGTAGctacctattttttttaattaaaaaaattttatgctgagacagggtcttgctatgcagtgcaggttagccttgaattcaagatacttctgcctcagcctcccaagtactgggaatACAGGAATGGGGCACTACACTTGGCATGGCTATTTAactgtaaacaaaataaaatttaaaacttagttCTTCTGATAGACTGGCTATATCTCAAGTGCTCAGTAGCTGTCATGATTAATGGCTGCTATTGTGGATGCACAGATGGAGATATTTCTATCCTCACAGGAAATTTTCATGGACAGTGCtgatttggggaaaataaaaagcatttcatctacccaaatacattttattaactCAATATTTTAGGATAcaattttacaaattttaattttttcctaaggTCATTCGTATGAATCATTTTTTCAGAATTCTATATAATGTGAGGTTTGAGGATATAAGACCCACTGTCTTACATGTCCTATGAAACCTCATAAACCTGAATTCATATGAATCcctttaaattaaagaaaatgcatgaattttttgttttttgttttcctttgatgctgggtgttgaacccaaggccttgcacgtgctaggcaagtaactctgccactgagctgcatccccaaccCAGTAAAGAATGTTTACTAGAGTATATCCCTTTAGTAGTATATTTGAAGTAAAAATTTAAGTGTAAATTTGATTGTATGCAGGTTTGCAGACCGGGGACACAGTGTAGTTGGTGTGGAAATCAGTGAACTTGGGATACGGGAATTTTTTAAGGAGCAAAATCTTTCTTACTCAGAAGAACCAATCACCGAAATTCCCGGCGCCACAGTATTTaaggtttgttttgattttggtaGATTATTTCTTTCCAGCATGAGTAGTTGAGGACACTATACAAGTGTCCGATGTCTCCTCTTTATCACACAGATTTGCCTAGACATTATATACAGTGAGGAGCTAGGGCTTAAAAATATAGATGgcggctagggatgtagctcagtgttaaagtgcttgcttagcatgtacaaggccctgggttcaatccccagcactgccaaaaaaaattttttaaaaaatagatagatATCCAAGCACTGGAGAGGCTCAGGCTGAACGATTGGGAGTTCGCTGACAGCCTGGGCTCTGGGCTACACAGAGTCTGAACCCTGCATGGGTTATATAatatcctgtttttctttctctctctctccctctctctctttctctctctctttgtgtgtgtgtgtgtgtaagctgAAGTCAAAGCCTCTATattgtgttttggtttgttttgtggtgTGTGGGATGGAACCCATAGCCTGTGTATGCTAGGCGAGCATAAGTATTTTTTGAGAACCTGTTAGGTGTCAGACCTTGTATAagacattgaagaaataaaagataatgtGGTCCCTACTCTAATAAATCTCTTACtttaggaggaaaaagaaagagtgacagcTATGTATAACATATGGAGAAAAGTGTAATGACACAGGGATTAAGAGAATGATAGGAGTTTCCCAGCACAGCTTGGGGTGCCTCTTGATGCATAATGACAGACAAGGAGAAGGATAGGCAGGACTCAAGTCCATGGTCTTCAGTACCCTGGGAAGCTAGCACTTCATTCTGTACAGTAGGGTTTTAAGTAGGAACAAGGCacattcagattttcttttgacATAAATCACCCTATAGCTTCATGGGAAGTGACTTGAAGGGAAGTAGTCTCCTGGCATAGAGACCAAATAGGAAGCTGTGGGCAGTGGTCCAGGAAAGAGATCGTGAAGAACTGAACAAGGAGAGTGATGGGGGCATACAGAGTATATAGGATGAATTAAAGCAGGTTTAGGATGTCAAACTGGCAGGATTTATTGATTGAGTGCAGTTAAAGAAGGTAGTGAGTTCCCATTTCCAGCTCAGATAACTAGTTGGGTAGCAGAGAataaagaacaaagttgaagACCAGAGAAAATGAGTTTGTCCTGGAGATGGTAAGTTTAAGGACCTCTGGAATGGTGAAGAGGGTAGTATTTGGACTGAAACAATAGGTTTGAGAGTTTTCTCCATCCTGTGACCAGAGGAATCCAGGGAAATTGCTTCACTAGCTTGGAGTAATAATGCAGAAATAAATAACTGCCACCCAAACCAGAACTCGCAGAAGATATTTGTCAAGAGACAATCGACTACCTATGCTTGCCAGAGATTCAAAAGCAGGAAGAGGAGCAAGAAGGCTTCAAAGTGGGGAAAAACAGAAGCTTCAGGTGTGGACTGAGTGGAGCTGTTGGTGTGTGGACATTAGAGGTGGACAACTAGAAACCGGGTATCCTATGTGGTTGGCTGGGTAGTGTATTTGGCTTTCTCTGGTTGGTGTGAGTTGGAAGTGGGTGCTAGTAAATATTAAGGAAGCAGGTAATCATTGACCAGGTTGCTACAGAGGTTGTGGGTCAGAGTCCTGTAGTGGTAGGTAAATGGTCTGGCCATTGTCCATTTGTCCACTGGCCAGTGtataaaatactgtttttaaatattGGAACTAATTGCTCAGATCAATAGGAGGCTTGGTAGTACTTCATTTTATAGCTCGCTCAGAACCCATTCTCAAATTGCCTAAGCATTCTAGTTTCTTTCAATCCAAAGAAGCCAGGTTTGTTTCCAACCCTCTCTCAGGCCAATGATTCCTAGTCTTGGctgcacatttaaaaatcatccaTGACTCTTAAAAATTCCAAGGCTAAGGCCTCACCCCCAAGTCAATCAGAATCTTCTAGGGTTGAGTTCCGCTGTCAGTACTGTCTAAAGTCTGCagtcaaacttgagatccttcagGATCTCCAGGCCCTGACTCTCTGAGCAGACCCTCATAGTACTTCCAGGGTGGTCTTCAAAGACCCTCTTCCTCTACCTGGGAACTTGTGTCCACACCTAATTTCAGAACCAAATCTGGCATGTCTCATACCACCTACCCTGCCCTTCACCCCATCTCCCCAATCCCAGACTTTTCAAGTCTGCTTCATGTTACTCCCCCCTCTAGAGTGCACCCCTAGCCCACCTCCCACTTAAATCTTAGCAGATGCATCAAGACACCCTACTGGAGGCCACCTCTTGGTCAACCATCCTCAACATTCCCACGCAGTCTCTTGCTCTGACTTCTTTGTTCACATTGTTCTCAGGCATACAACCATAACCGTACAGGCCATTCCATCATATGGGTCATTCCATCTCAGAGTGTTTCTCTGTACCCATGCCTCTCTGCTCCCCTAGGCTGTCCTCACTGAGATCAGAGACTATCAAATTCACATCCATTATCTACAACCCAGGTCAGGTATCCTGTCCACTAACTgttcagtaaataaatgaatagttgAGAGGAAAGCAGAGGGAAATCAGAGGAGCAAGCAAAATTGTGCTTTTCCTGAACAACTTCTAAAATATCTGACCACTGTGCATCAGCATGACTGGTAATTATTGACTTGAGGATTTATCTTTAGCAGAGTGAAAATGTCAGGGCTCTGTTGAAGTAAACATTGCTAGAATTTTAACAAGCTCTGAAACAAGTAACAGCTGACTGATCTTTATGAAAAATctttatgatttttctctttgagtTGATGTAAATAACCCCACATGGgttctaaaagaaaaagtaaggtaATGTTAAACTGCAGTAAAGTTATAACTGTGTTTAATATGCATTCTCTCTGCCCCCTTAGCTTTgcttgactttcttttctttccttgactATTCAAATATTTCCtgattaaacagaaaaaaaccttttcattttctcattacaGAGTTCTTCAGGGAATATTTCATTGTACTGTTGCAGCATTTTCGATCTGCCCAGGTAAGACTGAACACTacatctgcattttttttttaaatgtggaagcTTTCTGAGCAGCACCGAGTGAGGTTCTTTTCATCATTCTCATCCATTTGTGTAGCATCTATGAGGCAGTGATTTGAGTCTCTGTTCTGCAGTTATTCTTACTGCAGCCTCGTTGTCTTTAAACTTAATATGGTTGTTTTGGGATAGCTTCTACACTGTGAAAAACATTATTATGACCCAAGGCAGGTAGGGAAAAGGTAGGGAGAGTACAATAGGATCGTCTACTTTGCACCTGAcctgtaacaaaaatgaattacaaGGTGCATAAGAAGACAAGATCTCATCTCCTGAAAGTCCCTCATACTCAAGCCGGGGGCCAGGAGTAGAATTGTCACACATGGCCATGTGTTCCTACTTCATGCTCCCAAGTCATAACAGAATGGGAGGCTATTACTGCAGGGTCCTAAAACTATGAGGAGATGGCCAGCTTCCCACACCCAGGTCAGCAAACTCCTCTGACCTCTGAAGAAAAGGTGTTGTGAGATCCGGATTCATTGACAACTGGTGAAATGCCAGCATGTGCCACAGAGAGCAATATAAATCTTATTCAAgatttgatttttcaaatagaaaacattgcacttttccctctttctttctgatAGAGCAAATATTGGCAAATTTGACAGGATTTGGGATAGAGGAGCATTAGTTGCCATCAATCCAGGTGATCGAAAACGGTATGtaacttggtttctttttttggtttggttttgttttttgcagtgctggtgtttgactgtgggcctcacacttgctaggcaggagctctaccacttgagccatgccttcaaaccttttttgctttagttatttttcagagagggtctcccactttttgctgggccaaccttggactgtgatccttctacctatgcctcctgagtacctgcaattacaagtgtgcactaccACTCCTGCTTCTGGTTAATTATGAGGTTTTtgcaggggttttttgttttgttttttttgttagcTGAGTTCTAGGAACATATAGGATTTTGCTATAGAGACGTGTAACGCTTATGGCTCTGTCACTTCCTAGCTGTGTTATCTTGGTCAAAGTACTCAACTTCTCTAAGTCTCAGTTTACTCCTCTACAAAATTGGAATATTTCTAAATAGCACCATCGTCACAACCAGTAACATCTGTTGGACTCTTGCCCTATACCAGACAGTGTTAGAAATACTTAATGCAATTAGCAAATTTAAACCACCCAAGAGTCCTGTGAGGTATATGCTTTCATTATTCCattatacagatgagaaaactatggTCAAAGACATTAAGTTACTTGTCCCAAGTTAGGCAGTTAGTACATGACAGAGTTGAAACTCTAGCCCTCAGAGTTTGCACCTCATCCCTACATTAGACTTCCTCAAAGGGTTGGtgtggaaattaaaagaaatgaagtatatgagccaggtgtggtggtacatgcctgtaatcccagaacttgagaGACGGAAGCAAgagggttgtgagtttgaggccagcctgggctacatagtaagaccttgtcttacaaaaaaatttgtgtgtgtgtgtgtgtgtgtgtaaaatgccTTGGTAGCTCCAAAGAACTATAAAATACTGGCTGTTAATATGATTAGAGCATTTGTTATTGATGTTTTGGGTGAGCATTCTTATTATTCCTAAtcttattaggaaaaaaataaaatttgagaaagcATATGAGAAAAGTGTGATCACACCTTCAAATGCAAAAAATACAACTTACATGCTTACTTGGATATAGCACGTAaatgttgaattattttttgtataaaggCAGACTCTGAACATCAAAAAGTCCAGGCTtcacatcaatgaaataaaatttttagttttaaaatttgattgtTTCAAAAAAATTAGTTTAGTTATTTCATGAGTAAAGCTTACTGCcaaacctaatttttttttttaaatatggaacgcttcacgaatttgcgtgtcatccttgcgcaggggccatgctaatcttctctgtatggttccaattttagtatatgtgctgccaaagggAGCACGCCAAAcctaattattaaaattaaaacatgtgACATcagaaatggacatattttctttccttcaatgataatttatgcttttgttttcctccaatgataatttatgcttttgtttttggaggtggggatggatgctgggggttgaactcaggacctgattTGTGTTAGGCAAgcattgagctataccccagtcccttttttattttgcaacacagtcttgctgtgtagcccaggctgccctccaactcactgattcttctgcctctacctccggagtagctgggattttagttTGCATTACCACACAtagctttccttcctctttctgtcaTCATTCTCCCTTTATCTCTTTTCTGCAGCCCTCTTCTCCTTCACATGCCTAAAACCATCCTCAAGCCTtttgcttctctctttctctttttttcttctccctccctccttcccctgcctTCCTCATTCTTTGTgctgctggagatcaaatccagggcctgccttgcacatgctaggcaaacaccttGCTCTGAGCGATGCTCCCGTCTCTACTTTTCTCTTGTACTTGCTCCTTAATGATCACTTTAATTCTGTTACTCTCATTCAGtggctcaacaaatatttatcgagTTCTTATGTTCTAAATATATACTAGGTCAAATGTTGGGAAAGCAACTGAACAAATGTGCCTGGTTTTTAgccttataatttttatatttctagctTTGTTCTTTCTCCCAAACATCCATATCATGTCACATTCCATCTCTAATGTGACCTCAGCATCCTTTATCAACTCAAACTGCCATCTGAGACCTCAGCTCCATAAAACACATTTGTATagcaaactcattctgtgaaatgTGTAAATTTGTAGGTATTTCCTACTGCACCTAAGGATGTTcctcttccttttgtgtgtgtgtgtgtgtgagtgtgtgaactggggtttgaactcagtgcctcatgcttgctaggtaggcactctactacttggaccactccaccagtccttttttgagttgggtttttttgagatagggtctctcaaattatttgcctggggctggccttaaactgtgatcctcctgatctctgcctcctgagtacacagaattataggcatgagcctcaaGCACCTGGCTCCTCCTCTTCTTTGAGGTTAGTCCCTCTGGTTTCCCTAGTAAAATCCACAAGGCAGTAAGGATCAAACCAGATGACATCAAATGCAGACCAAGGATGGCCAGCTACTTGTTCAGCTATTTCTCCAGTGCTTGGCATAGTATATATTTAGCATGTAGTAAAAGCTCAGTAAAtactatgaataaatgaacaaaagcaaACTGTACACAGAGCAAGGCAAATACACTATTTCCTGACAAGCAGTGCTACTTTTTCTGTCCTTAGATATAAAGGCCATTTCAGTGGACTCTGAGCTGCTTAATTCATGGTTAACAAGGGGCAGTGAGGCCCCATCTGGACTCTTACTTAGGGCATCCAGCTCTAGCTTGACCATAGTAGTATCTGTGTCCTCCCTAGTTCCCTGCTCTACCTCTTCCTTTGCCacccagctgtgtgtgtgtgtgtgtgtgtgtgtgtgtgtgtgtgtgtgtgtgtgtgtgtgtgtgttagggggtTATAGCCCTAAGCACACTGAGAACATTGGTTTTTTGTTACCAGAATAACTACTTGCTTTGAATCAGTAGAAAGATAAATTGCTTTATCTTTGTAGTGGCACTTTGCATCTTAGTACTTAGTATGTTGTTAGTGCTTTATCTCAGTACTATTGTTAGTCCTTACCATCTTCTACTTATATTGTACATGATCAAGTACTAACATATTCTCTGCCATGATTCTGGAGTCTCTTACTAACAGAAACCAGTGGGGTGTACCTCcctcatttttctgaattttttgagACTGACTGACAGTCCACATTCCAAGAGGACCAAGCCAGTCTGACTGGTCAGCTTCATGGGGACAGCAAGTTTTCCTCTTACCTCTTCTTAACAACAAGCATCAGAATGTAAAAAAGTAAAGGATTCTGCTCAACAGTGCACTTTGGACTGGCTCTTTGGCTTGCAAGGAAGAGCGATCCACTGTGTTAGGGAACTTTATGTGGAAGGTACAAAAGGGAATAATGATAGCTAACCGTAAGTGCTTACCATGTACCACTTTATATGTACCCACTCGTTGGATTCTCACAACTTGGAAGCTTGTGACTCGTGTTAACCCCACTTTACAGGCGAGGGTGCTGAGCCGCAGAGTTCAGAATTTGCCAAATGTACACAGCCAGTAAGTGGAAGAGTTGCAGTTTGAGCTCAGGCATCTCAGTCTACTTCCTAATCCCTACACTGTTCCCTCAGAGGGAGGACATCTTGCCATCTCTTCTACTTGTCCCTCACAGCCTTTACCTAGGTGATTTCTTTCTACATGCACCTAGGTGATTTTGATAACCAGCCTGGTCTGGGAGTCACTGGCACACAAGTGTGGCAGTCCTTCAAGAAGTACATATCCAAGGTCACTGGCCCCTGGGTACCACATCAGGCTGCAAGGAGCCTCTGTGTGTCTTTCTGTGATATCCTCATGTCTGACTGGCCCTAGGAGCAGGATTGAGCTTGTTTCTAATCGTTACCATTTCCCAGCTAGGCAAGGAGGCAGAGGACATAATTTTCTGAACACAGTTCTTTCTTTCAACATGAGAACCCAACTACATGTGATTGCCAAGAGAATTAAACTCtatagctttttgttgttgttttcttttgtttttgctttgttttggtgagtcagggctttgtgcttgcaaatcatAAACTCTGTAGTTTTGATGAGGGTAAATGCTGGCTCCCTTCCCTGCCCTGTGTGCTCAGCCTCTACATGTGTACAGAAATGTAACATACAcctttttatgttcttttcagTTATACAGATGTAATGCTGTCCCTCCTGGAAAAAGGGTTCCAGTACCTCCTATCTGTTTTGTCTTATGATCCAACAAAACATGCGGGTAAAcctggctttttgttttatttttctttctgcctaGTTTGCTGGTTTAATTTTGATGTGTTGATGAAATTATTCACATTTGTCTCATAGGAAGCATGCTATTTGCATTCATGAAGAGGTCTGTTTTGAGCTAATGGAAaccataaacattttttttctcttctcacattGTACATGCTTTTCTTACAttcctttcccattttatttACCATTCTTAGTTCAAACTATAGAAGAAGTGGATGATaataatataaaagagaaatttcaTGGTCCTGGAttagaaagaaggagaaattttGTTGCCCTGCCATGAATACTGCATGGCCATACTACCATCCCTGGAGGTAGTGGACAAATgctgatgcacacacacacacacatgcacacatatgcacacacatacatgcatatgcatgcacatacacacatatgcatacattcatacacacacaaatacatccTGAGGAGGACAAACAGTGTAAGAAGTGACATGGGAACTAGG from Castor canadensis chromosome 8, mCasCan1.hap1v2, whole genome shotgun sequence carries:
- the Tpmt gene encoding thiopurine S-methyltransferase, with protein sequence MANTRMSLDIKEYPDTEAQQNRVLTLEEWQDKWVTGHTAFHQEQGNQLLKKNLDIFLKHESGLRVFFPLCGKAVEMKWFADRGHSVVGVEISELGIREFFKEQNLSYSEEPITEIPGATVFKSSSGNISLYCCSIFDLPRANIGKFDRIWDRGALVAINPGDRKRYTDVMLSLLEKGFQYLLSVLSYDPTKHAGPPFYVPDAEIKRLFGTKCNIRCLEKVDAFEERHKHWGIDYILEKLYLLTEKV